The sequence AAAGATATATTCTCCGCATAATTGCGGTAAATATACGGTTTATTCTCCGCAACTAAAAAACTATTCTCCGCAAATTTGCGGATAATAAGCGCATTAATCTCCGCAAACAATAAAGCTATATTATAGCTACAGGGCATACCTTTTAAAGAAATGAAATAAAATTATTGCTAACATTGCAGTCTTGAAATGACTTCGTAGCTCAGCTGGTAGAGCAGTTGACTCTTAATCAACGGGTCCGGAGTTCGATCCTCCGCGGGGTCACCAGTAAAGCAGAAAAGTCATCCTTCACTAAGTGTTTGAATGGACTAGAGTATCGGATTTTTTTCTGCACATTTCGAAACAAAAAAAATCCGGGACCGAGGTCCCGGATTTTATAAACTGCAGAGAAAGAATTACTCTTTAATAAATTTTTGCTGATAGGATTTACCTTCCGTTTTAAGGTTTAGAAAATAAACCCCGTTCTGAAGGTCTGTTAAATTAAGTGCCGATTTCCCTGCGATGTGTTTTTCAGAATAAAGAATTTGCCCGATCAGATTGCTAACAGTTAGATCTGCATCGGTGTTTGCTTCTACAATAAAGTGTCCGTTGGTAGGATTTGGATATAAACTGATATTTAAATCAGAATTTCTATCCGCCAGAGCGGTACATTCAGAAACATTCTGTGTAATAAAAACAGTCAGCTTACACGAAGTAAGGGTACTTGTTCCCACAACCGTATAGGTAGTTGTAAGCAAAGGTGAAACTACAATATCTGAATTTACAGAAGCAGTGCTCCACATGTAATTATCTGCCCCGGTTGCAACTAAGGTCACTGTTTCGCCAGAGCAAATTAAAGTTGAACTGGTTGAGGCGGTTACCACAGGTAAAGCATTTACACTAATAGATTGCACGGCTGTAGATGTGCAACCTTGCGCACTAAACCCTATCACTGAGAAGCTAGTATTTGCGGTAGGATTTACGTTAATGCTAGCAGTGCCGGCTCCATTTGTCCAGGAATAGGATTGTGCTCCTGAAGCACTCATTAGAAGTGTTTCCCCTGCACAAATTAAGGTGTTATCAACGGCAATAGTAACCGTAGGATTAGGATTTACCGTAATAGTAACAAAGGCCGAATCTGCGCAACCATCAGGGTTGCTACCAACAACACTGTAATTGCTTGTAATGGAAGGTGTGATAGAAATAACAGGCTGGGTGGAATTCGTACTCCAGGAATAGCTGCCTGCACCTGTTACTGCCAAGTTAAGAGAGTTTCCTTCACAAAGATTAAAAGAAGAAGTATTAATCGTAACGGTTGGCGTAACATTCACACTAATGTTCGCAATAGCCGTGGCCGTGCAACCTTCACTACTAATACCTGTAACAGTATAATCTGAAGTCACATTTGGCGAAGGCGAAATGTCTGATGTTATTTCACCTGTACTCCAACTAAAAGATGGAGCGCCTTGCGCAGCAAGACTTGTGCTATTACCTGAACAAATAAAAATTCCTCCACCGGCAATTGTTACGGTAGGCGTTAGATACACTGTTAAGGTTACCACTGCAGTATTTGTGCAGCCTTCAGCACTAACACCAACTACGGTGTATGTGGTGTTAGTAAGGGGTGAAACTGAAATTACCGACGATGTGGAGGTCGTATTCCAGAGATATACAACGGCACCCGTAACACTTAAGTCAGAGGTATTTCCCGAGCAAAGTGTAGCCTGGGTAGCTGCAATAGAAAGGCTTGGTGTTAAACTCACCGTTACAGTTTTTACAGCTGTTGACGTGCAGCCCTCTACGCTTGTTCCAATAACCGTATAGCTAGAGGTTAAACCTGGAGAAACAGAAATAGCCGAAGATGTAGCAGAAGTGCTCCATAAATAAGACGATGCTCCGGAAGCCGTTAAACTTGAAGCATTTCCTGAACAAATGCTTGTACTGGAAGCTGAAATAGAAACTGTAGGAGTAGTATTCACTGTAATACTTGTAACAGCGGCATTCGTGCAACCAAAAGCACTTGTTCCAACTACACTGTAAACAGAGTTTGTTGCAGGAGTTATGGTAAGTACTGTTGATGTCGTACTGGTATTCCATAAATAGGAAGAGGCTCCCGAAACAGTTAAAGTTGCAGAATTACCTGAACAAAGAGCCTGGTTTCCGCCTGAAATAACAACAGATGGTGTTGGATTTACCGATACGGTTACAGCAGTTGTGTTTGTGCAACCCACTGAATTTGTCCCAACTACCGAATAACTACTTGTGCTGGTGGGTGAAACAGAAATAGAAGTGGATTGTGTAGTTGTACTCCAGGTATAACTATCAGCCCCACCAACGGTTAATGTAGCAGTGTTACCTTCACACAAGGTAGTGGTTGAGGAAGATATTGACAAGGTTGGTACTACTGTATTTGCAGTCACAGCAACTGTTGTTACAGAAGAAGTACATCCGTTTGAACTACCAATCAAAGAGTAAGTACCGGCAGAAGCGACCATAGCATTTGCACTGGTTGAACCTGAAACAATAACGGGGCCAGTCCATGTATAAGTAGATGCTCCTGATCCATTAAGAGTAATGGTGGTTAAACTACAAGTTAGTGTTTGTGTAGTGGCAGCACTAACAACTGGCGTCAGTGTTACATTCACCGTGCTGGTAACCGTGTTACTCGCGCAGCCCTCACTACTCAATCCCGATACAGTATAAGTAGAGTTAACCAGGGGACTAACAGTTGCAGATCCTCCCTGAATACTGTACGAATTAGTACCCGAAGGCGTTAGTGTAAAAACAGAACCACTGCATATAGAGCCGCTGTTAACGGAAATGGTAGGGGTTATAAAAACACTAACACTAGACACCACTGTATTAGATGCGGGACACCCCGACAAATCTCCCGTGATGGAATAAGAACTGGTAGTCATGGGATTAACGGTAAAAGAACCTCCAGATATAGTATAAGAGTTAGCCCCTGAAGGACTCACTACAAAAAAATTGCCAGAACATACAGAGCCACTGTTAACTGAAATCGTGGGAGCGGGACTAACAGAATAAGAAATGACAACATACCCATTACCATTATTTACACCCGCAGAAATGGAAGTGTTAGTGATAGCCGCTGAGAAATAATTTGTTCCACCTGCTCCGCCGCCGCCGCCGCCCTGATCATTAAGGGTACAACTTACAGTGCCGGCTGAACCGCCGCCACCACCGCCGCCGCCGAAGTAGCCACCGCCACCACCGCCGCCGCTAACAAAAGCACCGCAAATAGAAGGCCCATTTCCGCCACTGCCGCCCTGGCCAGAAGTACCGTTAACGCCAACCGTACCGGAAGCAAAAGAACACCCTATACCTGTAGCGCCGCCACTAGTGCCATTACCACCTTGACCACCACCGCCTCCAACACTGTTATTGCCACTGGTGCCATTACCGCCACCGCCAGATCCGCCATTACCTCCTTTAATCGCTGATGAAGCACAACCGGCATTTCCGCCGCCGCCGCCGCCGCCAGCTACAATAATACGATTAGTCAATCCAGTTCCTCCAACACGAATATCACTGGCTCCTCCCCCTGCACCTGATGGACCCCTGTTACCTGAACCCCCACCGTTAAATCCACCCACAGAACCTGTACCAGCTCCTCCCACGTAAACATTTAAAGTAATGCCTGAAGCAAATAATGAATAAACTCCAGATGCCATAGCGCCAAGGCCGGCAGTTCCGCCTATTGCGCCAGAAGCTGTACCTACTCCATTGGCGCCTTTAGCGCCATAACAAGTAATGGAAACCTGGGAAACACAGGCCGGAATTGCAAGGGTTTGGCTTGCCCCGGTATAAGACAGCGTTTGAGTAATAATTTGAGCAACGCTTATTTTACCAATCAAGAATAAAACTAAGGGTAATAGAAAATGTCGGGATTTTTTCATGAAAACAATGAGTTAATTTTTTTTGCAAAAGTAGGTTTTTTTCCAGAGATATGCTCTGGCTTAAGTCAAAGTACTATTCTTAAGTACGAACAAAAACTCACTAAGTTTATACAGTAAACCTATTTGTTATTTGTTATTTTGTGCAAGAAGCTCTTAGCTAGTAAGCCTCGGAATAGAATTCCACCTGCAGGCCTGGTAGCGCTTAATTATTAAAATCATAATTCGTGGTCCAAAAACGGTAAGGCAACTTAGCGTCTTCGCCGGCATAATCAATGCCTATGCGCGGACCTACTTTTATATCATGCTCTTTTATTTTTATTTTATCATCCTGTATCCATATTTCTTTTCCCGTTAAAGAAACATTATTGTGTATGAGATCTATACCTAATGCCTGTGAAACTTTGCCAGGGCCAACACATAAAGCCGGCGAAAATTTCTGACCACGACGTTTGACTATTTCCTCTAAGCCTTTTGTCGGATAAATAGCCCTGACTAAAATGGCATGCGGAACATCCCTGGCATTAGTAACGATATTAAAAAGGCGATGGATGCCATAACAGAGGTACACATAACTAACCCCACCTTTGCTATACATCGTTTCTGTGCGGTTCGTTCTGCGACCGCCATAGGAGTGCGACGCTTTATCAACTATGCCGGCATAGGCTTCGGTCTCTGTTATGATGCCGCAGGTTAATTTATTATTAATACGTGTGCAAAGTGTTTTACCAATAAGATCTCTGGCAAGGAAAACAACGTCAGGATTTAAATAATAGTCAGTTTTAAGCATAAATACTATTTAAAATTAGTACAAAAAGTGGTGGTGGAAAAAACACTT is a genomic window of Sphingobacteriaceae bacterium containing:
- a CDS encoding 3-methyladenine DNA glycosylase; translated protein: MLKTDYYLNPDVVFLARDLIGKTLCTRINNKLTCGIITETEAYAGIVDKASHSYGGRRTNRTETMYSKGGVSYVYLCYGIHRLFNIVTNARDVPHAILVRAIYPTKGLEEIVKRRGQKFSPALCVGPGKVSQALGIDLIHNNVSLTGKEIWIQDDKIKIKEHDIKVGPRIGIDYAGEDAKLPYRFWTTNYDFNN